The proteins below come from a single Tepidisphaeraceae bacterium genomic window:
- the atpB gene encoding F0F1 ATP synthase subunit A, translated as MSMPIMLTLAAANPIEHVIDHPQWIGANGWWLLTNHMILMCVVAVIMLLIFPAMTRRYRSGEMVPTGSRNMFEAVLLYIRNEVAKPVLGADADRFMPLLWTLFFFILFNNLLGLLPLDILLAPLYNAIGLHHGIYGTPTANPYVTAALALISFIVIHVSGVIANGPVNYAKHFLGGAPWYMAPIMVPVEIIGMLVKPFALFLRLAANMTAGHILLAVLIGFPALAAAGMNSYGAAIGIGIPAVLGAVVIMCLELFVAFLQAYLFTFLTALFIGQMVVHHDHDEHDPHGDHHKNDVEALNEHRPTPSAA; from the coding sequence ATGTCGATGCCAATCATGTTGACACTGGCCGCCGCTAATCCGATCGAACACGTGATCGATCACCCGCAGTGGATCGGTGCCAACGGCTGGTGGTTGCTGACCAACCACATGATCCTGATGTGCGTGGTCGCGGTCATCATGCTGCTGATCTTCCCCGCGATGACCCGCCGTTATCGCAGTGGCGAGATGGTGCCGACCGGCTCGCGCAACATGTTTGAAGCGGTGCTGCTCTACATTCGCAACGAGGTGGCCAAGCCCGTGCTCGGTGCCGACGCCGACCGCTTCATGCCGCTGCTCTGGACGCTCTTCTTCTTCATCCTGTTCAACAACCTGCTCGGTCTGCTGCCGCTCGATATCCTTCTCGCCCCTCTGTACAACGCGATCGGCTTGCACCACGGTATCTACGGCACGCCGACGGCCAACCCCTACGTGACGGCCGCGTTGGCGCTGATCAGCTTTATCGTCATCCACGTCAGCGGTGTGATTGCCAATGGACCGGTGAACTACGCCAAGCACTTTCTGGGTGGCGCGCCGTGGTACATGGCCCCGATCATGGTGCCGGTGGAAATCATCGGCATGCTGGTTAAGCCGTTCGCGCTCTTCCTGCGTTTGGCCGCGAACATGACCGCCGGGCATATTCTGCTGGCGGTGCTGATCGGCTTCCCGGCGCTGGCGGCGGCGGGCATGAACAGCTACGGCGCTGCGATCGGCATCGGCATCCCGGCGGTGCTGGGCGCGGTCGTCATCATGTGCCTGGAACTGTTCGTCGCCTTCCTGCAGGCGTATCTGTTCACGTTCCTGACGGCGCTGTTCATCGGGCAGATGGTCGTGCATCACGATCACGACGAACACGACCCGCACGGCGACCATCACAAGAACGACGTTGAAGCACTGAACGAACATCGCCCGACGCCGTCGGCGGCGTAA
- the smpB gene encoding SsrA-binding protein SmpB, whose product MAGKRKENLSPRIDNKRAFHEFFIEAKVECGIVLLGSEVKSLRYGKAQINEAFARIERGQLVLHNAHIDPYSLGNAHHEPLRERKLLVHKRELRRLENELKVKGTTLVPLAVYFLNGRAKVEIGVARGKQQFDKRATIKKKEQDRELRRAMTYRQ is encoded by the coding sequence ATGGCCGGGAAGCGCAAGGAAAACCTCTCGCCGCGCATTGACAACAAGCGGGCGTTCCACGAGTTCTTCATCGAAGCGAAGGTCGAGTGCGGCATCGTCCTGCTCGGCAGCGAGGTGAAGTCCCTGCGCTACGGCAAGGCCCAGATCAACGAGGCCTTCGCCCGCATCGAGCGCGGCCAACTCGTGCTGCACAACGCCCACATCGATCCCTACAGCCTCGGCAACGCCCACCACGAGCCGCTGCGCGAGCGGAAGCTGCTGGTCCACAAGCGCGAGCTTCGGCGGTTGGAAAATGAACTGAAGGTAAAGGGGACCACGCTCGTGCCGCTGGCCGTCTACTTCTTGAACGGTCGGGCGAAGGTCGAGATCGGTGTTGCCCGCGGCAAACAGCAGTTCGACAAGCGCGCGACGATCAAGAAGAAAGAACAGGACCGCGAGCTACGCCGGGCGATGACGTATCGGCAGTGA
- a CDS encoding twin-arginine translocase TatA/TatE family subunit, whose protein sequence is MLTTTLPLALGMPGTTEWIFIAAIALLIFGKRLPEVGRSMGRGIVEFKKGLAGVEDDVKVGMVDAPSRPALHEGDAKFDPYTGKPLKAESTSTQS, encoded by the coding sequence ATGCTCACGACAACATTGCCATTAGCCTTAGGCATGCCCGGGACAACCGAATGGATCTTCATCGCGGCCATCGCGCTGCTGATCTTCGGCAAACGCCTGCCCGAAGTGGGCCGGAGCATGGGCCGGGGCATCGTGGAGTTCAAGAAGGGCCTCGCCGGCGTCGAGGACGACGTGAAGGTCGGCATGGTCGACGCCCCGTCGCGCCCCGCGTTGCACGAGGGCGACGCGAAGTTCGACCCCTACACCGGCAAGCCGCTGAAGGCCGAGTCGACGTCGACGCAGAGCTAA
- a CDS encoding RluA family pseudouridine synthase — protein sequence MAATEDDDSTDEALDGMIVPEGDVEGDADSDTLHFRFNATKTQTRRIDQFLSDRMVHLSRAMVQRLIDDELVKVNGRPTKASYKIKSGDAIEMFAPPVPVSELVPEDIPLDIVYEDEHFLALNKQANLIVHPARGVWKGTLVNGLVHYGKKWSSLNGNWRPGILHRLDKNTTGVMLVAKSDEAHWRLARQFENRTIQKTYVAVVHGVPQFISDIIDLPIGKDSKVREKQAVRKVESGGKVATTRYEVQERFEQVVDHELIASVHASDKKLAAPPARFAFVKLWPKTGRTHQLRVHMSAIGYPMVGDTMYGGRTFSADDFAFTRQALHAFEITFVHPVTLNTMTLSAPLPPDIQQLLGALRGNVQT from the coding sequence ATGGCCGCAACGGAAGACGATGATTCGACCGACGAAGCCCTCGACGGCATGATCGTCCCCGAAGGCGATGTCGAGGGCGACGCCGACTCGGACACGCTGCACTTTCGCTTCAACGCCACCAAGACGCAGACGCGCCGGATCGACCAGTTCCTGTCCGACCGGATGGTCCACCTGTCGCGCGCGATGGTCCAGCGGCTGATCGACGACGAACTGGTGAAGGTCAACGGCCGCCCCACCAAGGCCAGCTACAAGATCAAGTCCGGCGACGCCATCGAGATGTTCGCCCCGCCTGTGCCAGTGAGCGAACTGGTGCCCGAGGACATCCCGCTCGACATCGTCTACGAGGACGAACACTTCCTCGCGCTCAACAAGCAGGCAAACCTGATCGTCCACCCCGCGCGCGGCGTGTGGAAGGGCACGCTGGTGAACGGTCTCGTGCATTACGGCAAGAAGTGGAGCAGCCTGAACGGCAACTGGCGCCCGGGCATTCTACACCGGTTGGACAAGAACACCACCGGCGTCATGCTCGTCGCCAAATCGGACGAAGCCCACTGGCGGCTCGCGCGTCAATTCGAGAACCGCACCATCCAGAAGACCTATGTCGCCGTAGTACATGGCGTGCCGCAGTTCATCTCCGACATCATCGATTTGCCGATCGGCAAGGACAGCAAGGTGCGGGAAAAGCAGGCGGTGCGTAAGGTGGAATCGGGCGGCAAGGTCGCCACCACCCGCTACGAGGTGCAGGAGCGGTTCGAGCAGGTCGTGGACCACGAACTGATCGCCAGCGTACACGCCAGCGATAAAAAGCTGGCCGCCCCACCGGCGAGGTTCGCGTTCGTGAAGCTGTGGCCCAAGACGGGGCGAACGCACCAGTTGCGCGTGCACATGTCGGCGATCGGTTACCCGATGGTCGGCGACACGATGTACGGCGGCAGGACGTTCTCGGCCGATGATTTTGCCTTCACCCGACAGGCGTTACACGCGTTCGAGATTACATTCGTCCACCCCGTCACGCTGAATACGATGACCTTGTCGGCCCCGTTGCCCCCCGATATTCAGCAGTTGCTCGGGGCGTTGCGCGGGAACGTACAGACCTAA
- a CDS encoding AtpZ/AtpI family protein, translating to MAAENEGSGPSKRPVDDARQAQGWYALAGIGFEFVAAVLLFGGIGWWLDGHFDTSPWLLIVGAGLGFTVGLWMMVKAANRSFKSKS from the coding sequence ATGGCCGCGGAGAACGAGGGCTCGGGCCCGTCGAAGCGGCCGGTAGACGACGCCAGGCAGGCGCAGGGTTGGTACGCCCTTGCCGGCATTGGGTTTGAGTTCGTCGCTGCGGTGCTGCTGTTCGGTGGGATCGGTTGGTGGCTGGACGGCCACTTCGACACCTCACCGTGGCTGCTCATCGTGGGCGCCGGGCTCGGATTCACGGTTGGCCTGTGGATGATGGTGAAGGCGGCCAACCGCTCGTTCAAAAGCAAGTCGTGA
- a CDS encoding ATP synthase F0 subunit C, giving the protein MRKIVMLALLGLLLLPATAVFAQDGTVGTGFNANNTNDVGALRDGLVVAGAAIGAGLVIIGAGKGIGSIGSHAVDAIARQPEAGDRIFTTMIISAALIEGATLFALVICLIRGGLT; this is encoded by the coding sequence ATGCGTAAGATCGTCATGCTGGCCCTGCTGGGCCTCCTGCTGTTGCCCGCCACGGCCGTGTTCGCTCAAGATGGCACCGTCGGCACCGGATTCAACGCCAACAACACCAACGATGTCGGCGCCCTGCGCGACGGCCTCGTGGTCGCCGGTGCCGCCATTGGCGCTGGCTTGGTCATCATCGGTGCCGGCAAGGGCATCGGTTCGATCGGCAGCCACGCCGTCGACGCGATCGCTCGTCAGCCCGAGGCCGGCGACCGCATCTTCACCACCATGATCATCAGCGCCGCGCTGATCGAAGGTGCCACGCTGTTCGCGCTGGTCATCTGCCTGATCCGCGGTGGGTTGACCTAA